AATGTATGCGGTGCCAGTATGGAAAAAATCTTCATGGAGAACCACTTAAAAGAGGACTGTCACAAAAGAATGATCACGTGCGAATTCTGTAGCAAGTGCATATTCCACAAAGACGAGATTTACCATTACAATATCTGTCCAAACTTCTTGGTACATTGTCCAAACGGATGTGACGTCAATACCGAGTACTTAAGGCACAACATCGATAAACATCTTAATACCAATTGTCCTTTAGAGGTTATTGAGTGCGAGTTTGCAGGATTTGGCTGCACATTCACAGTATGTACTTCTTGTGTTTTATTATGAATAAGCACATTGTAAACATGGAAAATTGgcttcgcgcgaatcgaaagcgcaagcttatacgcatgcgtattcgtGTTCCATCCTCCAAATCACTCTCTATATTCATGCGTATAATCATAGTCAATAGAAAGTATCTGACGCTGGTTCCTATAGGTTCGCAAATAGAAAGCTTCctatatatttactgtattttcatatattactattattgttgcaGTCAATTCGTTCAGAAATGCGTTACCACATGACGGACAACACGTCAATGAACAACCATGTTGCTATGATCGGAGAGAAGATTGTTTCACAGAAAATTATAATTGACGTCCACGGCGTTAATCTGGAGGATGGCACAGACTCTCTCCAAACCTGCGTAGATAAGGTGCAAGACCTCGAGAAGATGTTTGGATCTCACTTAGTATGGAAAATCAACAATTATGCGGAGCGCGTCCAAGATGCAAAGATTGCCAAGAAGACGACCATATTTAGCCCGCCATTTCTTACAGGAAGACATGGTTACAAACTTTCTATGTCTGCCTGTCTAAATGGTGACGGAAAGGGTAAGGATATTCAGACAATTTAGAGAAGTGATCTGCGCGAGTGAAACTAATATTGttacataaaactaaaaaatataatatatatatatatatatatatatatatataaacaaatcaggcaaagaacattaattctaaaccgcccgaattatatatatatatatatatatatatataaatctgcAATTGTTTCTGTAAAATAAAGCTTTGtcttttgacaaaaaaggtgtgatgtgcccaaatatggtgtgatatgctcaaatatggtagttacatgacatcatcacatttagttcgtcacataaagtttgatagtgtagttaAGAGTAGGAAATTGAAGTAGTGCTTTGTTTTCGAcaggatgttttttttttttttataaaaataatcttgTTTGAAATTGTCTTCACAGCTAAGGGTCACTTTATGTCCGTGTTCATCTGCATTTGCCGTGGTAAATACGATGCTCTGTTACCATTCCCGTTCACACACCGAGTGACCTTTTTCCTCATTGACCAATGTGAAGACCCACAAGCCCGACGGAACATCTCTTACAGCATCAAGCCTGTCCCATGTAAGGAGAACCGCATGTTTCTGGGTAGACCCCAGAATGAGCGTAACCACAGTTTTGGAACGTCCAAGTTCGCGCCTCTGCACATTCTCAATACCAGGGACTATATTCGAGACGACATCATATTTTTAAAGGTTCGAGTTGATCATGATGAAAACATGGGCATATAAGTTGACTTAATGGgacaaaaaatgataataatagtataGGCTTACAAATggttatttttaaattctaaCAGCTATATATATAACGCCCTCTTAAATACATTGATATTATACACACTTTCAATATTTTGTACGATACACATACTACCGTTTGTTTCCATTTCTagatgaatacattttaattataaataaatggttTGAGTACGTTGGTCATTTGTTTCAAAGATTGTGTTTTTTAGTAGTGTTTGAACCCGGTCAATAAAGGTTcatttatacagtatacaattatatagaatctatgttattctttatgaccatttacacaaaccGCGGAGCGGACGGacggtttccgctcaggattaGATTGAACGTAGTTGTTCGCTTACCTtcaccgctcgtctgtgtaaagtGAACTTAAGACGCAATAAGATGCATATAAATCAATAGGCTATTCTGCATGTCATAAATGCAAAACCAGATCGAATGAGACTCTGTATCCAAAAAGGGTGCATACAATTTGATTATCTGTTATTGTCTGCTTTTCGTATTCGCCTGTGAAGAAGAAAAGCGTCGCTGCCGAAGGATGATAGCGCCGCAATCAAACCTCACTAAATtctgaattgaaatttatatttaatttaaatataattaattcttGCAGTTACTCGAAAAGTACACGAACATATTCTGGAGGAATAACATATAGCTTAAGTTTAAACaagttatgtgacaaaaaaatgtgatgtgcccatatatggacatgatgatgtcatatcactaccataatttgggcatatcactaccatattagggcacatacaataataattcaTCGGGCGCTAAGAAAGACCTTGGGGAGCCAATTGTTCATAACAACAGTATAGTATGAACTGTAagcaacaaaaataataaaaattgttcCATAGAttattgaatattcataatTCACTTTTTGCATGCTTTATATGTTTAAGAAATGAATGCATTTTATTCCTAACGACGGCACGTATATTGTAAACACAATTCTTTCAATTCCAAATGACGTAGCACATATTAAATAATCATGTCAAAATACCTTTACACGCCCGCGGCAATcaaacaacaggatgctgagctccggagatcaaagggctGTGTCTGCGACACGATAAGCTCAATGTCCATACAGTAccgtatttgtcgcagccacaCATAAGACCAAAGGCGAGCTCAGTgccctgttgttagattgccctGACAAGCTCAGAAGTTAAACTGTTACAAAATAGTAATGCTTGGCGTAAGCACAACGTAAGTGACTCAACCAATCACAGGTGATGGatcattcgaactgtcgcttgtcattagtCAATTAGCtcgcgttgcgtctctagtgggaaccaagctttgaaACAGGTGCACGTCcgcaaaaaaagtaaaaaagagTTGCGATAGGGCACTTTCTCTACAAATGTTTAGAAGTGAGAGACACTTGTGCTTTAGTTCTGTCCTTTTGTTCAGAACTCATATCCCGAAATAATCTACATAATctaatattatgcaaattatccacgtctttttttgtttctttttttcaaattggAGACAATCCGCAaagtatttataatttgttggaGACTTGAGATGTTTtggaaatccttttttttttcaaattaattttcagCTAGCTAAAACAGTTCATAAAATGATATGTGTTTGTGTCGGTAAcctaatattcataataattaattttataggTCTATTTATCTAGTACACATAATAAGTTTAACATTTTACGATGTTTGCCATAACGTATAATACATAATCAATAACTTGGAAATATTGACAACGTTATGCTTGGCTGACTTCAGACAATTATTAAGCGGTTTACAGCGTGTAGTGATGTTTTATCGTATCTAAGAGCCATCGATACAAATCGAAGCCTTCATAACTACgaattttgaaatattgataTTGCAACAAATATCGCATTACGACAGTTTCGAGACGATTCAATTTGAGAAGGAACTCAACGCGATAACAGTTTCTTCAAAGAACTTTAAAAAATGCCAGAAAGAAGGGACAGCGCATCGTCTGCTAGTTCGGCAGCAAGTTCTCAGTCGtctgatgatgaagatgatcgACCAGGTTCCGCCGGTTCCGACGCATCGGATGATTCTCGTCCAGGATCAGCAGGCTCGAACGCTAGCGCGGAAGAGGAGAACGATCCGTGTTTGACGAAAGTAGGGGGTGTTTCGGTCTACTTCGAGGAGCCTTATGACAAGAAATATGAATGTGTGGCATGTAACCAGATCCTACGATTCCCAGTCCAGTTTGAGGAGTGCGGGCACCGCTGCTGTTCGTCATGTTTGCCTGAACTTCTAAGGTAGGCTtggaaaaatacaattattatgaaTGTTTAGGGCTACTGGTATTggaacattttttattgtgtattattattattgcttattCTATGGATGGATGCATTATTTATCATTCCTCGACGCTTATCCATTGGTATTTCTAAAACCGTAATGATAACGGCGAGGCCAACATTGCTTCCGGagcaaaataaaagataaaaaaaactttaattttgGAAGATTTCGGGATCGAAATTGTGTGATTTTTTTGGGTtgcaaaaaaaacccaataatatatattaaattacaatGCGAAAACCCAAActgaattataattataatttcgaCTACAGACAATTACTTGTCTCTGTAAAATCCCTGCAATATTGTAACAATGTAAATACatattgctgaataaatgtgaatttatTATAAGAGTGTTGAGATCTGATATATatcttaaattttttaaataactaatcTTAAGATACAATGCATTATAAAAACTATATCGCAGGATACAATAACTCATGATAAGGATAACGATaacatttcttgtaaaaacaaaattatctatacaaaataataaatgcgaTTTAGGTACATTTCGATAATCTAGGCTATTTCGTTTATGAAATTTAAATGCCTAACTAGTAGAAATAATACAACATTTTGGCATGATAACACATTAGCATTGTGTGGATTTTAGCAAAGGCGTTTTACACTTATCATGTAAactgtttatattaaattatataacgCATTTCTCAGTTATATAACACGCATTCACGGCAGTCATTAAaatggaaaaacataattaatctatgtttattatattttaatgtattatacatGACGATGAAGGCGTCTCATAGCAAAAGTGACGAGTGCGTTCAAACACTGATGAGAATATTCACGGTTTTGTAGGCGCGCGTTTTTAATAGCTGCGTCTTTTTGGTGTCACATGTGTGAACTTCGTAATGTTGGTTGCCAGATATGCCGTGTTCACACGCACTAAAGTTCATAGAACGGATTTAAGCTGATCCGAAGCATATCAGAGTTATGTACGACGTAAGAAATGGACATATGATCTGTGAACTCTCTCAATGCCTCCGTGTCCGATATAATTCCGATGTACCTCCGACATAACTACGATAGGTTTCAGAGTTACAATTTCGTCCGTGTCGTCAACTCCGATATACTTCGATAAGT
This is a stretch of genomic DNA from Antedon mediterranea chromosome 3, ecAntMedi1.1, whole genome shotgun sequence. It encodes these proteins:
- the LOC140043462 gene encoding TNF receptor-associated factor 4-like encodes the protein MAEGGSVSSFGKHYNNSGDELSKFGSVYSSTTGSLSSRYSELSRIDMASSDDEEDSAYKSTLDGKPIVFMNPIEEKYRCVSCQQILVFPVLLEDCGHRCCSSCLPQLLRASQKCPIDDQSLTRDRVYVDCVFGQEIDIQKVKCVNHARSCQWTGILGQSKDHLKHCLYVLIECPNVCGASMEKIFMENHLKEDCHKRMITCEFCSKCIFHKDEIYHYNICPNFLVHCPNGCDVNTEYLRHNIDKHLNTNCPLEVIECEFAGFGCTFTSIRSEMRYHMTDNTSMNNHVAMIGEKIVSQKIIIDVHGVNLEDGTDSLQTCVDKVQDLEKMFGSHLVWKINNYAERVQDAKIAKKTTIFSPPFLTGRHGYKLSMSACLNGDGKAKGHFMSVFICICRGKYDALLPFPFTHRVTFFLIDQCEDPQARRNISYSIKPVPCKENRMFLGRPQNERNHSFGTSKFAPLHILNTRDYIRDDIIFLKVRVDHDENMGI